AGAACAGACGAtcgaacaattttttcaatacaTTAACCGTCGTCAAATTAAATTCACATCGATCAATAAAGATATTACAtcatcttttttgtatttgtttgaaaggtaaaaaaaaaaaagaaagcaagaaaagaaaaaaaagaaagaaaaccaaTAACTCTGAgaactatttttatatcctttctttttaactctgttctcttttattttttttcatttttcttttatttttatttcttatcaatcGTTATCGGATAAGATAGCCAATGCGTCGCTAAAAGAATGctcgatttttcttcgttattattattatttcttttattattattattattattattattattattattattattattattattattattattattattattattactattactattattattattgttaactTCACGTATGTGTTTCCCGTGTTGTGCCGACAAAGGAGATCGTATTATCCAATAGTTCTCTCGTCTGTCCTATTAATCGTCAGGTCTGCTAATTATTTCTCTCCGCATCGAATTGTTCGTCGTTAACACCGACTGCTAAACCAACAGCTTTTCTCCTACTATTGATGCTGCTAGTGCTGTTACTGGTACTGTTACCGCTACTATTGCTGGTACTGCTGCTGCtcttgctgctgctgctgctgctgctgctctTGCTGCTAGTTCTAACCTTTCAACGGGACATATCGAATTCGATACGGGAGTAATTGCATCGATCGCTGCCAGAccgccttcttcttctttctcgctccACGCAAAGTCACCGTTCCTAACGAGACgcgtaagaaaagaaaaggacacaCGGCTGAACGGAGAAGAGAGAGTCGAGAGGGGCGgtaggaaataataaaaaaaaaaataaataaataaataaataaaaaagagaaactcggcacgtacttacttacgtcaATGGAAAATCGAGAAACTTAAGGGCTACTATTTATATTGggtcaatatttttaaacgtttaatcggtattttaaataaatgatcagtatttgtaataaaatgtcgatacgtaatataaatgacGCAATTCAGACACAACCCAAATTCTATCCTGACgcttaatcatttataaaaattgaagtgaaaatattcatatatagatacttactgatcatttattttacgaaatatttctcattagtagaaatatattgagcaaataaataaaaacgataccTAAGGCGATCCCGTGAAAAAGAATCCTTCTGACGTCTGattatacttaatatttatattttattgattaagAGATcggtttccttttttttttcttctttttaaaggaGAATTGACCAAAAATGaagatatgaataaaaataaaaagaaaacgaaactcGACGAGATCGATCGGCtcgaagaaaaaggtaaaacaaaaaaaaaagaaaaagaaagaggaaaaaaataaatcaaagatcgaacgattatgcacatacataagtacatgCGTGTGTACGCATGATGTATCGacgattttaatcgaatcaaCGCGAAAATCAATACTTGGACGATATTATGTCATCATCCGATACCGTCGAACGCAGCTAAAGCGCGATGAGCGCGTAACGAAATTCCGGATCATCGAATTCTACGATTACACTTCGACATTACCAATTATTTCGACGGTTGGCAAGTTTCGCGAAATATCGCGATACAAATTAATCTTGCGGCCCGACACGGCATCGACATCGATCGTGTTCTCATAGTTGTAGGTCGTTGTGAATACGATAAAACGATTCCGACGGCACGCGCattactctcactctctctctctctctctctgtttctctatttctgtctctcttctcctttttctttcaaatattattacgcgaataaaaaaaaaagaaaaataaataaataaaaagaaaaaagaaaatttggagAGAACCGATTGCGTGTTTGTATGTTGTAATTTCGGAAATAAGCATATCCAATGTCACAAAATATAATCAGATGTCAAAGGATGAAAAACTACTAATATTCGTTTCGTCGATCGGACAACGTTTCTCCTACGTCCTTCTACGTCGTTGCAGAAGGCAAACGTTTAGGCTGGACACTTGTTGCACCGAACTTCTCCAGCCACTCGTAACAAATTTCTTAATGGGTTTAAACAATTAGGTATACGTTCTAACACGACATATCGAAATGTATCCTTTGATTTAACTTCCTTACACGTTTGTGCGCGCCTGTGTGTCAAATGTGTTTTTTCGCGATTCAAACTCTCGTACACTTGTTTTTATCGTAACGATCTCATCGAGGAGTATACATTTCTTgtagaaattaattgaaattttttaagtagAATATATACTTGGCAGCGATCGAGCAAAGATCAATCCATCGTTGTAATTCGATGagcgaaggaaataaaagaaaaagaggaagtatTCGAATCGACGAagagcaagaagaaaatattaaataacgtaTAGGTTATCCTAATCACCAATGACCGTACATTTTCCTCGTGTGCACTGAAAAAGTCGTGCGCGGCAAGCCGCGACATACGGCTATCCGAGAACATTCACACTACTCTTTCCTGTCAGATCCTCTCCGTTTTGATCCTCTCTTATCCGTCGCTTTGCGAGCGACGAGTTTCGAGTTTCTTCTCGGGACGCACCATATTCCGCGTGCCACAGGTCTCGACGTTAGTTGATAAAAGTGAGACAAATAAAATACGACGGCGTCAAATTCGATCTCGTAATAACGGTCGTAacaacgataatgataataatactaacaaCGCGATACGTAAATTACGTTCTCtcggtaaaaaaaattgagaacgTCTAAAATGTCGTGAATGCGTTTCGAAGAACGCGCCTCGTCGAACCTAACCTCGAATAAGCGCGAGAGCACCCGAACACCGGCGCGGAGACTGGCGCGACGTACACTGACGGTGGCTCACGATTCGCGCgcttttcctctcctctctctctccctttcgttTCGTCCTCGTACGGCGGCGTACGTCACGCCGTAGTACGTCACGATATACTCCGCTGCCgctgctggtgctgctgctgctacggTGGCGGTGCGGCAACAGCCAGAGACGAggattctatctttctctcaccctctttctctctctttctctttctcgcgcgcGCTATcttgaaagaagagagagagggtacgAGTAGCGCCCGTGGCGCGACTTCGAAATTCAAACGGAGCACGCGAGCCCGCcacactcactctctctctctttctctctctctcactcgcgaGACCTAACCTCTCCGTGGTCTGTCAGAAAGAACATGCGACTTTACGCGTCCGATTTTCGAGCGGTGGTAGCAAAGGTAATTGCGATGGTTTACCGCTGGATCGACTCACCCTATGCTACCGTAAATAAGTACGGTACTTTGGTGAGCCGGCAAAACTGGACGGTTTGTTTGGACGGATAGGTTGGCTTGTTGTACAATGGATATAGGAAGCGAAGTCCTCGCGGAAGAGTATGCAGAAACTAAAAACATGAAtcgaaaaagacagagagagagagacagaaaatgaGGAAGGAAGGgcaaaggagagaagaaaggaaaaatagaaggGATAATGAGGAAAAGCGAGACGAAAGAGCAAAGAGCGTACGAGAAGGAGGGAAGGGGGGAGCTTGGCGTCGGGGTGTTACGTGTGCGGGTGGAAGAGGACAACCACCAGGCCCGTGCGAGCAACCTCGTGGACATGCGAGTGCAGACTGATTGGAGCATGGAGTATGAGGGTACTTACCCACGAGCCCTGAGTACGGCGGCGGAGGTGGCGGTGGAGGTGAGGTGGAGGCGTGGAGGCACCGACCGGCGGCGGTGGTGACGTGCGCGCGTGTTTTCCGCCGCCATGACTGGCGCCACTGTAGCACTCCTCGAACGAGTACGCAGGCGCGGGATGCGCATTCGTCCAACGCGCACCTGACTTGTCGCGACGTACGAGCTTCAATCGCGCGTTGTCCGTGCAACCGATAACGTCTTGAGATTTAcgtctcctcctcttcttctctgaaTAAGTTaactttctattcttctcttcgtttctgatcttcttctctctttcaagtATCATCCTACAATCTTCTGTTTCTTACACTTTATCGATAGCTTCTGTACGACTCAGAATTCAGCTATTTAGAAGACATcttgattttgtttcttaattatttgTGAAATACAAGCAATCATTTACAACACATTTCTCTTAATTtactatgtattattattactgacTTTTCAGTATAGTGAAAGTACGTGAGAATTGAATATGCTATCGTTAGAGATTTCGCTATTTTCGTGTATTATATAACTTTCCAGacttataaagtaaaaaaagataaatacgtatatttaattatatggcgatttaaaatatgtaatatcatgacttattcaattattttgtaaactGAATCATTTTATGGTTATGCTTCCTGTTATAAATGGATCTTCGAGGTAAACAGAGATCAAGGTGACTTCATTTCTCTAAGTATTTTTAATGgcattataaatatcttaaaaattcgTTATGTAGCTAGATGGCGTACGCTCATGGTCAAAGGAACACGTAACGTGTTACCGACGTTACCGAGAATGAATTTTCATACATTTTACTCATTTATTCAAATAGATGGCACATTCGCATTTCGATACTTTACCGACGTTAGATAAGAAGTAGCATTCTTATTCGCTATTGTCGCTTAGTTCGATAACGTCGCGTACGACTTTATTAGCAGAATAATTTACACTAGCAAATAAAACAGgaagtttaaaataattaaaattaatatgaaacaTTACATGCAGAAGTGAGTTATAAAGATtgttagatataataaatttataattgaaaaacttttatacaattttaatatatcacgtATTTATAGAactacacattatatatatacgcatcgTACAGAcatgaagaaattttttcatttgaatatacgacaaaaaatagttttaaaaataataatggttTTCAGTCTTacattacaaatattacaagcatcgaatataaataaaatgtaaaaaaagaatctttataatatacaatgttgcacaaggaaaacaaaaattgttgaGCAACATATTTTCTACACATCCACGAAGCAATCTTTCATTGTTTGATTAATTCATAAACTTTATAAATCACGATCCTTTAAAACTATTAAATaagttaaaaattatgttCTATAGCATTACATAATtcaagatataaattattatattataatctaatATTAAATGTGAAATTGAAGACTTAATATCTCTaataaagagatatatatgttaaGTTAATTGACTTAAGACACAAATTCTACCTCCTTCAAGCTAAAtgtctatttttttaactttgaaCAAACAATATaggaggaaaaataaaaaatttcttaataatattaaccaTACTGTATAAGATTCAAAAGAGCATctacattctctttttctgcttcttcttgtGGAATAACTTGTGTAACATCTTGATTTAAAAGAACTTGTTCTATGAGAACAGTTTCTGTATCTACTTCTTCTACAGTTGTAATATCTTCTCTTGATTCTTCTTCTGTGTTACTATTTTTTCCcccattctttttttgtttcgttcttgGTCTGTCGCTATGAATTTTCATATGACGTCTCAAATCATACTTCCCTACAAAACGTGCATTGCAAATTTCACAACCAAAAGGTTTGCCACTAGCATGAGTCCACATGTGACGTCTTAATGCTGCACTAAATGTAAATGCAATTCCACAGACGTTACAAATGTAAGGTTTTTCTCCTGTATGTATAAGACTATGATCTTTTAATGTAGCTCTCTGATTAAATCTCTTCCCACAAACTTCACACGTATAACTTCTGGGATTCGAATGAATTCGTAAATGGTTCAGAAGATTCCCTTGTTGTGAAAAACGCCTACTACATACATTACATTTAAATGGTTTTTCTCCCGTATGAACACGCATATGAGTTTCAAGAGTACGATTATTCAAGAATCGTTTACCGCAAACTGTACATGGGTATTTTGGTAAATGAAGACCTTGGGGATCCAAATGTGTAATTAAGTGTCTTTTGTAATTACCTTTATGGTTGAACATACGTGGACATTGACTACACGCATATGGTGCTCCATGTACATGTGTTACAATGTgattttctaattctaattttgttttaaatcttACTCCACATTTTGGGCAACGATGTCTTGGAAAATCGGTATGACAAACCATGTGTCgctttaaatatctttttaaggTATACgctttattacatataaaacacGAATATGGAAATTGTCCTGTATGTGTTTTTACATGAGTTCTTAATTCTCTGTGACTATCACAATCCTTCTCACAAACAACACAAAAAAATGGACCACTACTTGGAATATGATTATCAATAGTATGAAGTAAAACACCTGTAAGTTTATCATAGTTCTGCAAACATAAAGTACACTGATATTGTATAGTATTATTCtcagtttttatttctttgatccTAGTTATTGTATCATTTAAACTTcctaaaatattatctttaggATCAATGAAGTAATCTGAATCAGTATCATCGCTTTCTCTTAAGTCCACATTCTCTGTTGTATTACAATTTTGTTGGTCGTTAAGCTTCATTTTATCTTCCTGCTCTATTATGACCGATTTATCTGTTGATACCAATTGCCAAGtttcattttcaatgtttAAAGTCTTAGTACTCTTTAATTCTGTATTATCAGATATATATACTGTATCTAAAAATTCATCATTTGTTCTAGGTTTTTCAAAATTCTCTTTACAAGATGATGCTTTAATActaatattttcatcttttggCTTGCAAGGATTATGATCTTCTGATTTGATAGATTCCATTATTGTGTCCCCTATATACACTACTGTACAATTTAAATCGTGTGAACTAAGAGTACTACAATATTGATTGACTAATCCACTTTTAATACTACATAATTTACCTTGCTGATCAACATTGATGATCTTATTTAAATGATCTTGAATCTTATCTGTTCCATTATTCTGATTCAAATccataaacgatattatttctaatgatTGTTCCATTTCATCTTTGTTTACTTTAATCTCCTTGTTTAATTGATCATTAATAGAACTTGCATAATTAACAGGAACCATTTCAGAAGAATCAAATACCTTTTCTGCTGATTCTTTGCTTAACATTATGGAATCTTGttcatttccattttcttcaatttcttcctaataaaatttaatagagtaataaagaaataaaatgattatatatatattatgctaatataattaatatagatataacaaaTTACCTTAATATCCTCTATTTGCGTATCAAACATCTTTCTAAGTTTTTCCTCAGTCGCTTGTACTTGTaatttaaaatcataaaatgcAACAGTCCGATAAGCACATTTGGCGCAAAGCATATGTGGTAATCCATCATGTCTATCAAtctaatcaaaataattttcaatgcatattaattttataaaacagttatatataaatgattactATATGCTCATTTTTTGAggttacaaatttttaatcaatatctGATCTTTATGAAAAATGTTATCTTAACATAGTACaatgataaaggaaaaaactgTACAGACTTCGTTGAATGATtttcacgtttttctttctgctaACCTGAATCGAGGTAAGTTCAGTAAGTTTTTCAGGTAAATTCTTGCTACTTATCGTGTCGTCATCATACATTGGCAAAAGTACACCATCAATTTTCATGCACGCACGACACATATTCCTGCAGCAAACTTCCCAGCtcatcgttaaaattttcaaataattgtgAACAGACACTTGAATAATTGACTACCTTCgtagaaatataaacaaatacatTTCACATTTCGCGGTCATACCATTCGATGATCAACACTACGTCCGATATATGTGTAGTCATAGGTTATGCGCTTAACATAACATATCTTACATAATACACCAAATGAAATCGctgaataatttttctaaaaaatataaagacgttctttcatttatttgatatacgACATTGTCATAATCGTCATAAATCTTagttttattcctttttccttttctcacaACATTTTACATTATCATAATAgtttatttgtatttcttaTGTAGCACAAATTTTAAACTATCATATATAAGTAAACCTATAAGATCGCACTTGAAAGCCGGATTGTAGGCTTCCCTGAATTTTAATTGGTCAATATGTTATTGATGCTTCGTCATTGgtcattcataaatttttccttttcttattggTCGTAATAGttcagattaaaaaaaaataataatatgaatcgTGCCTTAAGCTCCATAGATGTTTCTGGTTAGTCGTCAACGTGATAACCAGCGGTTGCCAGTTTAAAGAACATGGCTGAAAACAATGGCTGCAGTTATTGAGCTAACTCTACGATTTCTTCACACTTGTCAACAAAGACATTAATATTGAAGCGGTAATAAAGTGAAAAATACATTATAGTTAAAAGTAAGTATTTTCCTacgaatatttcgattaaCCTTTAGTctataaattgatttatttaaactgTTGTACTAGTTTTGTCAACATCGATGTAATAGTATCCGTTTCCTCTTTAGAGACGCTGTCATgtgaaattgtaataattaaaacgttatttatatttaaaaattgttctcACGTGATAAATATTTTGCATGCTCGctttgtatgtataatacttgaaaaataaatttttttttaaggatctATAGACCTTGAGTCACTCCTCATTTCTTCGTCGGATTCTGTAATATTTCttagaatgaaatgaaatacataaattataataggatttaaatattttcgaaaattccATAAGGATATATAAATCATGCGATTATCTaattcacatatatattgataaacgatttacaatatttaaaacttagtattttttaatattttttaactggtctttatgtataaaataatactattcTACACAGAAATATATCGTgataatattcttaaaaaatattttcaagtgaATTAATTCTATTAGAGAATATGTTGATTATATATTGCTACCCTATA
This window of the Vespula vulgaris chromosome 1, iyVesVulg1.1, whole genome shotgun sequence genome carries:
- the LOC127068910 gene encoding zinc finger protein 660-like isoform X3, with product MSWEVCCRNMCRACMKIDGVLLPMYDDDTISSKNLPEKLTELTSIQIDRHDGLPHMLCAKCAYRTVAFYDFKLQVQATEEKLRKMFDTQIEDIKEEIEENGNEQDSIMLSKESAEKVFDSSEMVPVNYASSINDQLNKEIKVNKDEMEQSLEIISFMDLNQNNGTDKIQDHLNKIINVDQQDKSVIIEQEDKMKLNDQQNCNTTENVDLRESDDTDSDYFIDPKDNILGSLNDTITRIKEIKTENNTIQYQCTLCLQNYDKLTGVLLHTIDNHIPSSGPFFCVVCEKDCDSHRELRTHVKTHTGQFPYSCFICNKAYTLKRYLKRHMVCHTDFPRHRCPKCGVRFKTKLELENHIVTHVHGAPYACSQCPRMFNHKGNYKRHLITHLDPQGLHLPKYPCTVCGKRFLNNRTLETHMRVHTGEKPFKCNVCSRRFSQQGNLLNHLRIHSNPRSYTCEVCGKRFNQRATLKDHSLIHTGEKPYICNVCGIAFTFSAALRRHMWTHASGKPFGCEICNARFVGKYDLRRHMKIHSDRPRTKQKKNGGKNSNTEEESREDITTVEEVDTETVLIEQVLLNQDVTQVIPQEEAEKENVDALLNLIQYG
- the LOC127068910 gene encoding zinc finger protein 480-like isoform X2, whose protein sequence is MSWEVCCRNMCRACMKIDGVLLPMYDDDTISSKNLPEKLTELTSIQIDRHDGLPHMLCAKCAYRTVAFYDFKLQVQATEEKLRKMFDTQIEDIKEEIEENGNEQDSIMLSKESAEKVFDSSEMVPVNYASSINDQLNKEIKVNKDEMEQSLEIISFMDLNQNNGTDKIQDHLNKIINVDQQVYIGDTIMESIKSEDHNPCKPKDENISIKASSCKENFEKPRTNDEFLDTVYISDNTELKSTKTLNIENETWQLVSTDKSVIIEQEDKMKLNDQQNCNTTENVDLRESDDTDSDYFIDPKDNILGSLNDTITRIKEIKTENNTIQYQCTLCLQNYDKLTGVLLHTIDNHIPSSGPFFCVVCEKDCDSHRELRTHVKTHTGQFPYSCFICNKAYTLKRYLKRHMVCHTDFPRHRCPKCGVRFKTKLELENHIVTHVHGAPYACSQCPRMFNHKGNYKRHLITHLDPQGLHLPKYPCTVCGKRFLNNRTLETHMRVHTGEKPFKCNVCSRRFSQQGNLLNHLRIHSNPRSYTCEVCGKRFNQRATLKDHSLIHTGEKPYICNVCGIAFTFSAALRRHMWTHASGKPFGCEICNARFVGKYDLRRHMKIHSDRPRTKQKKNGGKNSNTEEESREDITTVEEVDTETVLIEQVLLNQDVTQVIPQEEAEKENVDALLNLIQYG
- the LOC127068910 gene encoding zinc finger protein 805-like isoform X4; this encodes MSWEVCCRNMCRACMKIDGVLLPMYDDDTISSKNLPEKLTELTSIQIDRHDGLPHMLCAKCAYRTVAFYDFKLQVQATEEKLRKMFDTQIEDIKEEIEENGNEQDSIMLSKESAEKVFDSSEMVPVNYASSINDQLNKEIKVNKDEMEQSLEIISFMDLNQNNGTDKIQDHLNKIINVDQQGKLCSIKSGLVNQYCSTLSSHDLNCTVVYIGDTIMESIKSEDHNPCKPKDENISIKASSCKENFEKPRTNDEFLDTVYISDNTELKSTKTLNIENETWQLVSTDKSVIIEQEDKMKLNDQQNCNTTENVDLRESDDTDSDYFIDPKDNILGSLNDTITRIKEIKTENNTIQYQCTLCLQNYDKLTGVLLHTIDNHIPSSGPFFCVVCEKDCDSHRELRTHVKTHTGQFPYSCFICNKAYTLKRYLKRHMVCHTDFPRHRCPKCGVRFKTKLELENHIVTHVHGAPYACSQCPRMFNHKGNYKRHLITHLDPQGLHLPKYPCTVCGKRFLNNRTLETHMRVHTGEKPFKCNVCSRRFSQQGNLLNHLRIHSNPRSYTCEVCGKRFNQRATLKDHSLIHTGEKPYICNVCGIAFTFSAALRRHMWTHASGKPFGCEICNARFVGKYDLRRHMKIHSDRPRTKQKKNGGKNSNTEEESREDITTVEEVDTETVLIEQVLLNQDVTQVIPQEEAEKENVDALLNLIQYG
- the LOC127068910 gene encoding zinc finger protein 480-like isoform X1, encoding MSWEVCCRNMCRACMKIDGVLLPMYDDDTISSKNLPEKLTELTSIQIDRHDGLPHMLCAKCAYRTVAFYDFKLQVQATEEKLRKMFDTQIEDIKEEIEENGNEQDSIMLSKESAEKVFDSSEMVPVNYASSINDQLNKEIKVNKDEMEQSLEIISFMDLNQNNGTDKIQDHLNKIINVDQQVVYIGDTIMESIKSEDHNPCKPKDENISIKASSCKENFEKPRTNDEFLDTVYISDNTELKSTKTLNIENETWQLVSTDKSVIIEQEDKMKLNDQQNCNTTENVDLRESDDTDSDYFIDPKDNILGSLNDTITRIKEIKTENNTIQYQCTLCLQNYDKLTGVLLHTIDNHIPSSGPFFCVVCEKDCDSHRELRTHVKTHTGQFPYSCFICNKAYTLKRYLKRHMVCHTDFPRHRCPKCGVRFKTKLELENHIVTHVHGAPYACSQCPRMFNHKGNYKRHLITHLDPQGLHLPKYPCTVCGKRFLNNRTLETHMRVHTGEKPFKCNVCSRRFSQQGNLLNHLRIHSNPRSYTCEVCGKRFNQRATLKDHSLIHTGEKPYICNVCGIAFTFSAALRRHMWTHASGKPFGCEICNARFVGKYDLRRHMKIHSDRPRTKQKKNGGKNSNTEEESREDITTVEEVDTETVLIEQVLLNQDVTQVIPQEEAEKENVDALLNLIQYG